A single genomic interval of Polaribacter vadi harbors:
- a CDS encoding DUF5522 domain-containing protein, protein MFKSRIELEDDDFYLTPEGYKVFTEKFHRKRGYCCKSGCRHCPYGYDKKN, encoded by the coding sequence ATGTTTAAATCAAGAATAGAGTTAGAAGATGACGACTTTTATTTAACACCTGAAGGCTACAAAGTTTTTACTGAGAAATTTCATAGAAAAAGAGGTTATTGCTGTAAAAGTGGATGCAGACACTGTCCTTATGGATATGATAAAAAAAACTGA
- a CDS encoding metallophosphoesterase family protein, whose protein sequence is MTKILLLSDTHSYIDDQILKFVKQADEVWHAGDIGDLHVTDTIKKLKPLRAVFGNIDDKDARAEFPLDNKFSLEDVSVWITHIGGYPNKYNKRIKEEIKINSPKIFISGHSHILKVQYDKKLNLLHLNPGAAGNHGFHKIRTMLRFELEKGEIKNLEIIELATRG, encoded by the coding sequence ATGACAAAAATTTTACTTTTATCTGATACTCATAGTTATATTGATGACCAAATTCTAAAGTTTGTAAAACAAGCAGATGAAGTTTGGCATGCAGGAGATATTGGAGACTTACATGTTACAGATACCATAAAAAAATTAAAACCTTTACGTGCAGTTTTTGGTAATATTGATGACAAAGATGCTAGAGCAGAATTCCCTTTAGACAACAAGTTTTCTTTAGAAGATGTTTCTGTTTGGATTACGCATATTGGAGGATATCCTAATAAATATAACAAAAGGATTAAAGAAGAAATAAAAATAAATTCTCCAAAGATTTTTATTTCTGGACATTCTCATATTTTAAAAGTACAATATGATAAAAAGTTAAATTTATTGCATTTAAATCCTGGTGCAGCTGGCAATCATGGTTTTCATAAAATTAGAACTATGTTACGTTTTGAATTAGAAAAAGGAGAAATTAAAAATTTAGAAATTATAGAATTAGCTACACGTGGTTAA
- a CDS encoding ExbD/TolR family protein, with protein sequence MSRKKSPEINAGSMADIAFLLLIFFLVTTTMNVDAGISKKIPEKPIHEAPFDVKEKNILEVNINFNNQLFVDGKIIELKDLKQIAINFIDNGAGFDSNQQPCNWCEGDRIETSSDHPSKAIISIKTDRNTSYETYITTLDKLNSSYTFLRNKLAIKMYNVNYEALLDTYKKSNYTNESVAKSIKIIKDKYPLLISDAEINN encoded by the coding sequence ATGAGTAGAAAAAAATCACCTGAAATTAATGCAGGTTCCATGGCTGACATCGCATTTTTATTGTTAATCTTCTTTTTAGTTACAACAACGATGAATGTTGATGCTGGAATTAGCAAAAAAATTCCTGAAAAACCAATTCACGAAGCTCCATTTGACGTCAAAGAAAAAAACATTTTGGAGGTTAATATCAACTTTAATAATCAATTATTTGTTGATGGAAAAATCATCGAACTTAAAGATTTAAAACAAATCGCAATTAATTTTATTGATAATGGTGCTGGTTTTGATAGCAATCAGCAACCTTGTAATTGGTGTGAAGGAGATAGAATCGAAACGTCTTCAGATCATCCTTCAAAAGCAATCATATCCATAAAAACCGATAGAAATACTAGTTACGAAACCTACATTACGACTTTAGATAAATTGAATTCAAGTTATACCTTTTTAAGAAATAAATTGGCTATAAAAATGTACAATGTAAACTATGAGGCTTTGTTAGATACTTATAAAAAATCTAACTATACAAATGAATCTGTTGCAAAAAGTATTAAAATAATTAAAGATAAATATCCTCTTTTAATTTCTGATGCAGAAATAAATAACTGA
- a CDS encoding tetratricopeptide repeat-containing sensor histidine kinase, translated as MFQESDSLKYEKIEKLFKDGQDEKCLINALELLKHNINEETKYKTTFLISEIFKINNNHTKSISYLKKALKILKEDNNNLDSKYYQTTDLYLSKTYLNLGNEYLRLGKQDSSIYFYNKTLEIKSLDKEFISYRAKALSNLSGVFMQDSLYDKAKEYVLEAITIHRTLNNKISEAAALGNLASIYLGVNDFDKAKKTYNEALNLIKFENSDKALRIRERLYLNLAYNLYILKDYEAYRYQELSYDLKDTLRDKEIRRMIEELDFKYNFESQKERFQKQEELKLLKEKDKARTIVLIGLVIFTILLVLSVYFYLRRKNLALKLKQTELLQNQKIEKLKSESQVRILNATIDGKESERKQIAETLHDSVSALLSSANLHLQATRKQFNGSTPIEIDKTQEIILEASHKIRDLSHTLVSSVLLKFGLKFAIKELAEKYSNSVLNIDTNIKNTRRYEQNFEIKVYNITQEFANNILKHSNASNALIELKQENEKLYITISDDGVGFDKNSINIKDGLGINQIDARIQMMKGEFNIQSSLNNGTRISIILPIVEKVAFNHV; from the coding sequence TTGTTTCAAGAAAGCGATAGTTTAAAATATGAAAAAATAGAAAAACTTTTTAAAGATGGGCAAGATGAAAAATGTTTAATTAATGCTTTAGAACTTTTAAAACATAATATAAATGAAGAAACTAAATATAAAACAACTTTTCTAATTTCTGAAATTTTTAAAATTAACAATAATCATACTAAATCAATTAGCTATCTAAAAAAAGCCTTAAAAATTTTAAAAGAAGATAATAATAATTTAGACTCAAAATATTATCAAACGACAGATTTATATTTATCTAAAACCTATCTAAATTTAGGAAATGAATATCTTAGATTAGGTAAGCAGGATTCCTCAATATATTTTTATAATAAAACTTTAGAAATAAAAAGTCTAGACAAAGAATTTATATCTTACAGGGCCAAAGCTTTGTCAAATCTTTCTGGGGTTTTTATGCAAGATTCTTTATATGATAAAGCTAAAGAGTACGTTTTAGAAGCAATAACAATTCATAGGACATTAAATAATAAAATTTCTGAAGCTGCTGCTCTTGGAAATTTAGCTTCTATATATCTAGGGGTTAATGATTTTGATAAGGCAAAAAAGACTTATAATGAAGCTTTAAATTTAATTAAATTTGAAAATAGTGACAAAGCATTAAGAATAAGAGAAAGACTTTATCTTAATTTAGCTTACAATTTGTATATTCTAAAAGATTATGAAGCTTACAGATATCAAGAGTTATCATACGATTTAAAAGACACTTTAAGAGATAAAGAAATTAGGAGAATGATTGAGGAATTAGATTTCAAATACAATTTCGAATCACAAAAAGAGAGATTTCAAAAACAAGAGGAATTAAAATTACTAAAAGAAAAAGATAAAGCTAGAACTATTGTTCTTATTGGTTTGGTAATCTTTACAATTTTACTTGTTCTTAGCGTATATTTTTATTTGAGAAGAAAAAATCTTGCTCTTAAACTTAAACAAACAGAATTACTTCAAAATCAAAAAATAGAAAAATTAAAATCAGAATCACAAGTCCGAATTTTAAATGCAACCATAGATGGAAAAGAATCTGAAAGAAAACAAATTGCAGAAACTTTACATGATAGTGTAAGTGCATTATTATCTTCTGCAAATCTTCATTTACAAGCCACAAGAAAACAGTTCAATGGAAGTACTCCTATTGAAATTGATAAAACTCAAGAAATAATATTAGAAGCATCTCATAAAATTAGAGACTTGTCTCATACATTGGTATCATCTGTATTATTAAAATTCGGACTTAAGTTTGCTATAAAAGAACTTGCAGAAAAATATTCAAATTCAGTTTTAAATATAGATACTAATATAAAAAATACAAGAAGGTATGAGCAGAATTTTGAAATTAAAGTATATAATATAACTCAAGAATTTGCAAATAATATTTTAAAACATAGTAATGCATCTAATGCACTTATAGAATTAAAGCAAGAAAACGAAAAGTTATATATTACTATTTCAGATGATGGAGTTGGGTTTGATAAAAATTCTATTAATATTAAAGACGGCTTAGGTATTAATCAAATAGATGCCAGAATTCAAATGATGAAAGGAGAATTTAATATACAATCTTCCTTAAATAATGGCACAAGAATATCAATAATACTACCAATTGTAGAAAAAGTAGCATTTAACCACGTGTAG
- a CDS encoding ABC transporter ATP-binding protein, whose product MATNTGNAFDMQIFKRLMSFAKRYRLYFFIASSSTILLALFSVLSPYILINTVDDYILTKDKVGLLNYSLLMLGILLVEVLLQFTFIYFANWVGQHIIRDIRAKIFRHILQFKMSYFDKNSVGKLVTRVVSDIETIAAFFSNGVFTILSDILKMLAVTVVMLILNWKLALITLAVLPILIYATKLFQVAIKATFQEVRNQVSNLNSFVQERVTGMKIVQLFNREKIEYENFKEINDKHKKANIKTIWYFSIFFPIAEILSSIGIGLIVWFGGGQVIQDTGISIGMIMGFIQFAQMLFRPLRQIADKFNQLQMGIVAGERVFKVIDTDSSIAKNGTIKAGNLQGSISFKDVRFSYVKDEEVLKGISLNVQPGQTIAIVGATGAGKSTIINLINRFYEIDSGTIAIDGIPVDEYTLESLRNQVAIVLQDVFLFSDSILHNITLKNKNISLADVEKAAKQIGIHDFIMTLPGGYNYNVKERGAMLSSGQRQLIAFLRAYVSKPSILILDEATSSVDANAEQMIQYATETITKDRTSIVIAHRLATIQKADKIIVMDKGLIVEEGSHTELLEKENGYYKNLYDKQFSLEVAS is encoded by the coding sequence TTGGCAACTAACACAGGAAATGCTTTCGATATGCAAATTTTTAAAAGACTAATGTCTTTTGCAAAACGCTATCGTTTATATTTTTTTATAGCATCTTCATCTACCATACTTTTAGCATTATTTTCAGTTTTATCACCTTATATTTTAATCAATACAGTTGATGATTATATTTTAACGAAAGACAAAGTTGGGCTTTTAAATTACTCCCTATTAATGTTGGGTATTTTATTGGTGGAAGTTTTGCTGCAATTCACTTTTATTTATTTTGCAAATTGGGTTGGGCAACATATTATCAGAGATATTAGAGCGAAAATATTCAGACATATTTTACAATTTAAAATGTCTTATTTTGATAAAAATTCTGTCGGTAAATTAGTAACAAGAGTTGTTTCTGATATTGAAACAATTGCTGCTTTTTTTAGTAATGGCGTTTTTACAATTTTAAGTGATATTCTTAAAATGCTTGCTGTAACTGTAGTTATGTTAATTCTTAATTGGAAATTGGCATTAATTACACTTGCTGTTTTGCCAATCCTTATTTACGCAACAAAATTGTTTCAGGTTGCTATAAAAGCTACTTTTCAAGAGGTAAGAAATCAAGTTTCTAACTTAAATAGTTTTGTACAAGAAAGAGTTACAGGAATGAAAATTGTGCAGCTTTTTAATCGTGAAAAAATTGAGTACGAGAATTTTAAAGAAATAAATGATAAACACAAAAAAGCAAACATAAAAACGATTTGGTATTTCTCGATTTTCTTTCCAATAGCTGAGATATTATCATCCATAGGTATTGGTTTGATTGTTTGGTTTGGAGGTGGACAAGTAATTCAAGATACAGGAATTTCCATTGGTATGATTATGGGATTTATACAATTTGCACAAATGTTGTTTAGACCTTTAAGACAAATTGCTGATAAATTTAACCAATTACAAATGGGAATTGTGGCTGGCGAACGTGTTTTTAAAGTGATAGATACTGATAGTAGTATTGCTAAAAATGGTACAATCAAAGCAGGTAACTTACAAGGAAGCATCAGTTTTAAAGATGTAAGATTTAGTTACGTAAAAGACGAAGAAGTTTTAAAAGGAATTTCTTTGAACGTGCAACCTGGACAAACTATTGCCATTGTTGGAGCAACTGGTGCAGGGAAATCTACAATTATCAACTTAATAAATCGTTTTTACGAAATTGATTCAGGTACAATTGCTATTGATGGTATTCCTGTAGATGAATATACATTAGAAAGTTTACGAAATCAAGTTGCTATTGTGTTGCAAGACGTATTTTTATTTTCAGATTCAATTTTACATAACATCACTTTAAAAAATAAAAATATTTCTTTAGCTGATGTAGAAAAAGCGGCAAAACAAATCGGAATTCACGATTTTATAATGACACTTCCTGGAGGTTACAATTATAACGTAAAAGAAAGAGGAGCTATGTTATCTTCTGGGCAAAGACAATTAATTGCGTTTTTGCGTGCATATGTAAGTAAACCAAGTATTTTAATTTTAGATGAAGCAACTTCTTCTGTAGATGCAAATGCAGAACAAATGATTCAATATGCAACAGAAACCATTACAAAAGATAGAACATCGATTGTAATTGCACATAGATTGGCAACCATACAAAAGGCAGACAAAATTATTGTGATGGACAAAGGTTTAATTGTTGAAGAAGGTTCTCATACAGAATTGTTAGAGAAAGAAAACGGTTATTATAAGAACTTATATGACAAACAGTTTAGTTTGGAAGTAGCCTCATAA
- a CDS encoding DUF4174 domain-containing protein, with product MKNLLLFLVIFKSMVFIGQNIEKHQWKHRVLLIFTDDKNADDFKDQIKVLSKEKEGLVERKLGVYQFTKNDFRVDFNEVWTSSNSLHRKYVNINDSFKVLLLGLDGGVKLEQNKVLSLEKLFTIIDGMPMRRSELKRKN from the coding sequence ATGAAAAATCTTTTATTATTCTTGGTCATTTTTAAAAGTATGGTTTTTATTGGTCAAAATATAGAAAAACATCAATGGAAACATAGGGTGTTATTAATTTTTACGGATGATAAAAATGCAGATGATTTTAAAGATCAAATAAAAGTTTTATCAAAAGAAAAGGAAGGATTAGTAGAAAGAAAATTAGGTGTTTATCAGTTTACAAAAAATGATTTTAGGGTGGATTTTAACGAAGTTTGGACTTCTTCAAACTCTTTGCACAGAAAATACGTAAATATTAATGATAGTTTCAAAGTACTATTGTTGGGTTTAGATGGTGGTGTAAAATTAGAACAAAATAAAGTTTTATCACTTGAAAAATTATTTACCATTATTGATGGAATGCCTATGAGAAGAAGTGAGTTAAAACGCAAAAATTAG
- a CDS encoding CocE/NonD family hydrolase produces MKQYLLLSIFSIFLFIGCNSSKDQEEKKDQKDTFVIDNYTKKEVDIIMRDGVKLHTTIYSPKDTSQEYPILMQRTPYSSAPYGEGMKTKIGPNIHLMKEGNIVVYQDVRGRWMSEGVYDNMRAYIPNKTENQSDEVSDTYDTIDWLVKNVENNNGNVGTWGISYPGHYATISTIDAHPALKAASPQACIGDFFFDDFHHNGAFLLSYFRAISLFGTYKDTPTDSAWYSFPKMNSQDQYQFFLDKGPLKNLNEYFQYDKLDVNATASKDKIDDFFWKEITEHPNYDSVWQSKGIIQHLDKVPSSVATMIVGGWFDAEDLYGPLETYKGIEKNGKENYNTLVFGPWDHGKWSRNTVKNTVGNYYFGDSISLKFQSEIETKFFNHFLKGKGDKNSGLPEAYVFDSGKKEWKSYDAWPPKNVVKQDWFLSENQTLTSDKKSTEKISFISDIKRPVPYSEDIKTVFTPRKYMTDDQRFAARRPDVLVFETDVLTEDYTLAGDILAKLKVATTGTAADWIVKVIDVHPSDMEENNEGLQDHLKMSNYHLMVRSEVLRGRFRNSFEFPEPFIANKKTDVNIKLQDVFHTFKKGHKLQVQVQSTWFPLIDLNPQTYVDNIYKADEADFKTQTHTVFTDSSIEFSVLK; encoded by the coding sequence ATGAAACAATATTTATTACTTTCAATTTTTAGTATTTTTCTTTTTATAGGATGTAATTCATCCAAAGATCAAGAAGAAAAAAAGGATCAAAAAGATACTTTTGTCATTGATAATTACACCAAAAAAGAAGTAGATATTATAATGAGAGATGGTGTAAAATTGCACACAACTATCTATTCTCCAAAAGATACTTCACAAGAATACCCAATTTTAATGCAAAGAACACCTTACAGTTCTGCTCCTTATGGAGAAGGAATGAAAACCAAAATTGGACCAAATATTCATTTAATGAAAGAAGGAAATATTGTGGTTTATCAAGATGTTCGTGGAAGATGGATGAGTGAAGGTGTTTACGATAATATGCGTGCTTATATTCCTAATAAAACCGAAAATCAATCTGATGAAGTTTCAGACACCTATGATACCATTGATTGGTTGGTTAAGAATGTAGAAAATAATAATGGAAATGTTGGGACTTGGGGAATTTCATACCCAGGTCATTATGCAACAATTTCTACAATTGATGCGCATCCTGCATTAAAAGCGGCTTCTCCACAAGCGTGTATTGGCGATTTTTTCTTTGATGATTTTCATCATAATGGAGCCTTTTTATTAAGTTATTTTAGAGCAATTTCATTGTTTGGGACGTATAAAGATACTCCAACAGATTCTGCTTGGTATTCTTTTCCAAAAATGAATTCACAAGATCAATATCAATTTTTCTTAGATAAAGGACCTTTAAAGAACTTAAATGAATATTTTCAATATGATAAATTAGATGTAAATGCAACAGCATCAAAAGATAAAATCGATGATTTTTTCTGGAAAGAAATTACAGAACATCCAAATTACGATTCTGTTTGGCAAAGCAAAGGTATTATTCAGCATTTAGATAAAGTACCAAGCTCTGTAGCAACTATGATTGTTGGTGGTTGGTTTGATGCAGAAGATTTATATGGCCCTTTAGAAACGTATAAAGGAATCGAAAAAAACGGAAAAGAGAATTACAACACCTTAGTTTTTGGACCTTGGGATCATGGAAAATGGTCAAGAAATACAGTTAAAAATACAGTTGGTAATTACTATTTTGGAGATTCTATTTCATTAAAATTTCAATCGGAAATTGAGACAAAGTTTTTTAATCATTTCTTAAAAGGAAAAGGTGATAAAAATTCAGGTTTACCAGAAGCCTATGTTTTTGATTCAGGTAAAAAAGAATGGAAAAGTTACGATGCTTGGCCACCAAAAAATGTGGTAAAACAAGATTGGTTTTTGTCAGAGAATCAAACGTTAACTTCGGATAAAAAATCAACAGAAAAAATTAGTTTTATAAGTGATATAAAACGTCCTGTTCCATATTCTGAAGATATAAAAACGGTTTTTACACCAAGAAAATATATGACAGATGATCAGCGTTTTGCAGCAAGAAGACCTGATGTTTTGGTTTTTGAAACTGATGTTTTAACGGAAGATTATACGTTAGCTGGCGATATTTTAGCAAAACTAAAAGTAGCAACTACAGGAACTGCAGCAGATTGGATTGTAAAAGTAATTGACGTTCATCCTTCTGATATGGAGGAAAATAATGAAGGTTTGCAAGACCATTTAAAAATGAGCAATTATCATTTAATGGTAAGAAGTGAAGTTTTACGTGGACGTTTTAGAAATAGTTTTGAGTTTCCAGAGCCTTTTATCGCTAATAAAAAAACCGATGTAAATATAAAATTACAAGACGTTTTTCATACATTCAAAAAAGGACATAAACTACAAGTTCAAGTGCAAAGTACATGGTTTCCATTAATTGACTTGAATCCACAAACCTATGTAGATAATATTTACAAAGCAGATGAAGCAGATTTTAAAACACAAACGCACACTGTTTTTACAGATTCTAGTATCGAGTTTTCTGTTTTAAAATAA
- a CDS encoding response regulator transcription factor: MKEKIYVHVADDHKILIEGIIAVINTDEDIETIGYSLTGKEVIDWVNNKDNKADVLILDITMPVLDGIEVLTYFKERNIKQKVIILSSYDDVKIVQEMLSLGCKGYITKNNAGEHIIEGIKAVHRGEQYFSSDLHKNLITILSGHKLIVDGEMPEDMLLEELTERELKVLRLISKEYNTTEIADTLNLAISTVKTYRKSLLRKLKVKNVVGLVMYAMKHKII, translated from the coding sequence ATGAAAGAAAAGATATACGTTCATGTAGCTGATGATCACAAGATTTTAATAGAAGGAATCATAGCTGTTATAAATACTGACGAAGATATTGAAACAATAGGATACTCTTTAACTGGTAAAGAAGTAATTGATTGGGTTAATAATAAAGATAACAAAGCAGATGTTTTAATATTAGATATTACAATGCCTGTTTTAGATGGAATCGAAGTTTTAACATATTTCAAGGAAAGAAATATCAAACAAAAAGTTATTATTTTATCTAGTTATGATGATGTTAAAATTGTTCAAGAAATGTTAAGCCTTGGTTGCAAGGGATATATTACAAAGAACAATGCTGGCGAACATATAATAGAAGGTATAAAAGCAGTTCATAGAGGAGAGCAATATTTTAGTAGTGATTTGCATAAAAATTTAATAACAATTTTATCAGGTCATAAATTAATAGTAGATGGAGAAATGCCAGAAGATATGCTACTAGAAGAGTTGACTGAAAGAGAGTTAAAAGTATTAAGGTTAATTTCAAAAGAATATAACACAACAGAAATTGCAGACACGCTTAATTTAGCAATTAGCACAGTAAAAACATATAGAAAAAGTTTATTAAGAAAATTAAAAGTAAAAAATGTAGTAGGTTTGGTAATGTATGCAATGAAACACAAAATAATATAA
- the cdaA gene encoding diadenylate cyclase CdaA: MLDFVPFSFLDVLDILLVAILLYYIYKLLKGTVAINIFIGIALIFLIWKITQALKMEMLSGILGYLLSGGVIALIIVFQQEIRKFLLMIGTTNFANKRSFFRQLKFLKTEITSDVDTEKIVRACANMSKTKTGALLVIERTNSLDFLINTGDTMNALVNEVILESIFFKNSPLHDGATIIRDNYVVATRVVLPISDSTKIPARFGLRHRAAIGVSEKTDAVCLLVSEETGEISYIKDGEFVLYTTLDELIDKLKKDTI, translated from the coding sequence ATGTTAGATTTTGTGCCTTTCTCTTTTTTAGATGTGCTAGATATTTTGCTAGTGGCAATATTACTTTATTACATATATAAATTATTAAAAGGTACTGTTGCCATTAACATTTTTATTGGTATTGCTCTTATATTTCTTATCTGGAAAATTACGCAAGCATTAAAAATGGAAATGTTAAGTGGCATTTTAGGATATTTACTTTCTGGAGGAGTAATTGCTTTAATCATCGTTTTTCAGCAAGAAATTCGTAAATTTTTATTGATGATTGGAACCACCAATTTTGCCAATAAAAGAAGTTTTTTTAGACAACTTAAATTTCTTAAAACAGAAATCACTTCTGATGTTGATACTGAAAAAATTGTAAGAGCTTGTGCAAATATGTCTAAAACTAAAACTGGTGCTTTATTAGTTATTGAAAGAACCAATAGTTTAGATTTTTTAATAAATACTGGAGATACAATGAATGCGCTTGTAAATGAAGTAATTTTAGAAAGTATCTTTTTCAAAAACAGTCCTTTACATGATGGAGCAACCATCATTAGAGATAATTATGTGGTTGCTACAAGAGTTGTTTTACCAATTTCTGATAGCACAAAAATACCTGCAAGATTTGGTTTAAGACACAGAGCTGCTATTGGAGTTAGCGAAAAAACAGATGCTGTTTGTTTGCTTGTTTCAGAGGAAACTGGTGAAATTTCTTATATAAAAGATGGCGAATTTGTTCTCTATACAACCTTAGATGAATTAATAGATAAACTCAAAAAAGATACCATATAA
- a CDS encoding VOC family protein: MTEKLIYGIQQIGIGVENADETFKWYAKTLGADALIFDDSNEATYMAKYMGDKARKKRALLALNMQGGGGYEIWQYTNRKPSKPKNEFRIGDLGIHFPVIKTKNILATFNRLKGANENILSEIVVDPDDKKSFYLKDPFDNILKVKEFSSFYADKKNDFGGVFSAVIGVSNIDESLDLYAKVLGYDTVIYDKTNFFEDLTSLNNGNKKFRRILLAHSKKRTGGFANLFGESQIELIQAIENAPNKIFENRFWGDLGYIHLCFDIKNIQQLSKECSAIKVPFQVISGESFDMGDANGHWGYIEDFDGTLIEFIETNKVPLIKKLGININLRNRNPKKPLPNWMIKAMNLKRVKNFK, from the coding sequence ATGACTGAAAAATTAATTTATGGCATTCAACAAATTGGTATTGGAGTTGAAAATGCAGACGAAACTTTTAAATGGTATGCCAAAACTTTAGGAGCAGATGCTTTAATCTTTGATGATAGTAATGAAGCTACATATATGGCAAAATATATGGGCGATAAAGCTAGAAAAAAAAGAGCTTTATTAGCTTTGAATATGCAAGGTGGAGGAGGTTATGAAATTTGGCAATATACCAATAGGAAACCCTCAAAACCTAAAAATGAGTTTAGAATTGGCGATTTAGGAATCCATTTTCCTGTAATAAAGACAAAAAATATATTAGCTACTTTTAATCGTTTAAAAGGAGCAAATGAAAATATATTATCAGAAATTGTAGTAGACCCAGATGATAAAAAATCATTTTATTTAAAAGATCCTTTTGATAATATTTTAAAAGTTAAAGAATTTTCTTCTTTTTATGCTGATAAAAAAAACGATTTTGGAGGTGTTTTTTCTGCTGTAATTGGTGTTTCTAATATTGATGAATCTTTGGATTTATATGCTAAAGTTTTAGGATATGACACTGTTATTTATGATAAAACTAATTTTTTTGAAGATTTAACTTCTCTAAATAATGGGAATAAAAAATTTAGAAGAATCTTATTAGCACATTCCAAAAAAAGAACTGGAGGTTTTGCTAATTTGTTTGGCGAGAGTCAAATTGAATTAATTCAAGCAATAGAAAACGCTCCTAATAAAATTTTCGAAAACAGGTTTTGGGGAGATTTGGGGTATATTCATTTATGTTTTGATATCAAGAATATTCAGCAATTATCTAAAGAATGTTCAGCAATTAAAGTACCTTTTCAAGTAATTAGTGGCGAATCTTTTGATATGGGAGATGCAAATGGACATTGGGGTTACATAGAAGATTTTGATGGAACTCTAATAGAATTTATTGAAACAAATAAAGTCCCTTTGATAAAAAAGTTGGGCATAAACATCAACCTAAGAAACAGAAACCCAAAGAAGCCATTACCAAATTGGATGATAAAAGCGATGAATTTAAAACGAGTAAAAAATTTCAAATAA
- the truA gene encoding tRNA pseudouridine(38-40) synthase TruA encodes MRYFIELSYNGKNYHGWQIQPDAMSVQEKLNNAISTIFQEKIEVVGAGRTDAGVHASQMFAHFDIEKELKSDVIFKLNSILPNDIAVYNVFLVDDEKHVRFDATSRSYEYKIWLGRNPFLLDFSWQIHSQRPDLNLMNQASKLLLEYTDFQTFSKVKTEVYTFNCDVTEAFWEQNENELTFHISANRFLRNMVRAIVGTLLDVGLGKISVEDFRAIIESKNRGNAGLSVPAKGLFLTNIKY; translated from the coding sequence TTGAGATATTTTATAGAACTTTCTTATAATGGAAAAAATTATCATGGTTGGCAAATTCAACCAGATGCAATGTCTGTACAAGAAAAATTGAACAACGCAATTAGCACAATTTTTCAAGAAAAAATAGAGGTTGTTGGTGCAGGAAGAACAGATGCAGGTGTGCATGCTTCACAAATGTTTGCGCATTTTGATATTGAAAAGGAACTTAAAAGTGATGTTATTTTTAAATTGAATTCAATTTTACCAAATGATATTGCTGTCTATAATGTTTTTCTGGTTGATGATGAAAAGCATGTTCGATTTGATGCAACATCCAGAAGTTACGAATATAAAATTTGGTTGGGCAGAAATCCGTTTTTGTTAGATTTTTCATGGCAAATTCACTCACAAAGACCCGATTTAAATCTGATGAATCAAGCATCAAAATTATTATTAGAATATACAGATTTTCAAACATTCTCTAAAGTTAAAACCGAAGTTTACACGTTTAATTGCGATGTTACAGAAGCTTTTTGGGAGCAAAATGAAAACGAACTAACGTTTCATATTTCTGCCAACAGATTTTTAAGAAATATGGTTAGAGCCATAGTTGGCACGTTGTTAGATGTTGGTCTGGGTAAAATATCTGTAGAAGACTTTAGAGCTATAATTGAGAGTAAAAACAGAGGTAATGCAGGTTTGTCAGTTCCTGCAAAAGGATTATTTTTAACGAATATAAAATATTAA